Proteins from a single region of Chromobacterium sp. ATCC 53434:
- a CDS encoding penicillin-binding protein 2, which yields MRAGSSYSVRTRPVPASPALRMTSTRVRCVLLVLALLFLALIGRAVYLQVVQQDFLQNQGEARFRRTLTLEANRGVITDRNGEPLAISSPVQTIWASPTDMEPVPPAKLRELAGLLDLSPEELSAKLSDRKKEFVYIKRQISPEQADKVMALGIPGIAKQQEYRRFYPAGEIVSHIIGFTGVDGKGQEGVELAREKMLAGKDGRRVVLKDRRGHIIEDVAAIEPPRDGQKLALAVDHRIQYLAYREIKAAVEANKAKAGSVVVLDAKTGELLALANYPSFNPNNRVGVTPEMMRNRGVIDLFEPGSTMKPLSISLALEHGKANLNTVLDTRTYMIGPATIRDVAPRPSLDILGIIQKSSNVGTSKLALMNSPEESWKHYDALGFGRAPETGFPGEASGRLRDWHKWRPIEQATMSFGYGLSVSLIQMARAYTIFANDGVMLPISLYKTSNPMPGKRVLNEKTAHEMRDLLIANSQPGGGAVGGRIIGYSIGGKSGTARKLEGRSYVANKHRALFMGFAPGHAPRVIVTVMIDEPTAGKYYGGAVSAPVFSQVAGGALRILNVTPDEPSNNTLLPESTPVPVDF from the coding sequence ATGCGCGCCGGTTCCAGTTACAGCGTGCGCACCCGCCCGGTGCCGGCCAGCCCGGCGCTGCGGATGACCAGCACCCGCGTGCGCTGCGTGCTGCTGGTGCTCGCGCTGCTGTTCCTGGCGCTGATCGGCCGCGCGGTCTATCTGCAGGTGGTGCAGCAGGACTTCCTGCAGAACCAGGGCGAGGCGCGTTTCCGCCGCACGCTGACGCTGGAAGCCAACCGCGGCGTGATCACCGACCGCAACGGCGAGCCGCTGGCGATCAGCTCGCCGGTGCAGACCATCTGGGCCAGTCCGACCGACATGGAGCCGGTGCCGCCGGCCAAGCTGCGCGAGCTGGCCGGCCTGCTGGACCTGTCGCCGGAGGAGCTGTCGGCCAAGCTGTCCGACCGCAAGAAGGAATTCGTCTACATCAAGCGCCAGATCAGTCCGGAGCAGGCCGACAAGGTGATGGCGCTGGGCATACCCGGCATCGCCAAGCAGCAGGAATACCGCCGCTTCTACCCGGCCGGCGAGATCGTGTCGCACATCATCGGCTTCACCGGCGTGGACGGCAAGGGCCAGGAAGGCGTCGAGCTGGCCCGCGAGAAGATGCTGGCGGGCAAGGACGGCCGCCGGGTGGTGCTGAAGGACAGACGCGGCCACATCATCGAGGACGTCGCCGCCATCGAGCCGCCGCGCGACGGCCAGAAGCTGGCGCTGGCGGTGGACCACCGCATCCAGTACCTGGCCTACCGCGAGATCAAGGCCGCGGTGGAGGCCAACAAGGCCAAGGCCGGCAGCGTGGTGGTGCTGGACGCCAAGACCGGCGAATTGCTGGCGCTGGCCAATTATCCGTCGTTCAACCCGAACAACCGCGTCGGCGTGACGCCGGAGATGATGCGCAACCGCGGCGTGATCGACTTGTTCGAGCCCGGTTCGACGATGAAGCCGCTGTCGATCTCGCTGGCGCTGGAGCACGGCAAGGCCAATCTGAACACCGTGCTGGATACCCGCACTTACATGATAGGGCCGGCGACGATACGCGACGTGGCGCCGCGTCCCAGCCTGGACATTCTCGGCATCATCCAGAAGTCGTCCAACGTCGGCACCAGCAAGCTGGCGCTGATGAACAGCCCGGAAGAGTCCTGGAAGCATTACGACGCGCTGGGCTTCGGCCGCGCGCCGGAAACCGGCTTCCCCGGCGAGGCCAGCGGCCGGCTGCGCGACTGGCACAAGTGGCGCCCGATCGAGCAGGCGACGATGTCCTTCGGCTACGGCCTGTCGGTCAGCCTGATCCAGATGGCGCGCGCCTACACCATTTTCGCCAACGACGGCGTGATGCTGCCGATCTCGCTGTACAAGACGTCGAATCCGATGCCGGGCAAGCGGGTGCTCAACGAGAAGACCGCGCACGAGATGCGCGACCTGCTGATCGCCAACAGCCAGCCGGGCGGCGGCGCCGTCGGCGGCCGCATCATCGGCTACAGCATAGGCGGCAAGAGCGGCACCGCGCGCAAGCTGGAGGGCCGCAGCTATGTGGCCAACAAGCACCGCGCGCTGTTCATGGGCTTCGCGCCGGGCCACGCGCCCAGGGTGATCGTGACGGTGATGATAGACGAACCCACGGCGGGCAAGTATTACGGCGGCGCCGTGTCGGCCCCGGTGTTCTCGCAGGTGGCGGGCGGCGCGCTGCGCATATTGAACGTCACGCCGGACGAGCCATCCAACAACACTTTATTGCCGGAATCGACCCCGGTTCCGGTGGATTTCTAA
- the mraZ gene encoding division/cell wall cluster transcriptional repressor MraZ, whose product MIGGVSILSLDSKGRLAIPAKHRETLLSAFGHKLIVTLESQDHLLLYPEPNWRPVEARLLALPTGNPTLKRYQRLVLGHAETLEMDSAGRVLLPARLRELTALDKDVALVGMGNRFELWNAEEWDSQTADALAIDQADLAQHLGDFTL is encoded by the coding sequence ATGATTGGTGGCGTCAGTATCTTGTCTCTCGATAGCAAGGGGCGCTTGGCTATTCCGGCCAAGCACCGCGAGACGCTGCTGTCCGCTTTCGGCCACAAGTTGATCGTCACCCTCGAATCCCAAGACCATCTGCTGCTGTATCCCGAACCCAATTGGCGCCCGGTCGAGGCCCGTCTGCTGGCCCTTCCCACCGGCAATCCCACCCTGAAACGCTATCAACGACTGGTGCTCGGCCATGCCGAGACGCTGGAGATGGACTCCGCCGGCCGCGTGCTGCTGCCGGCCCGCCTGCGCGAACTGACCGCGCTGGACAAGGACGTTGCCCTGGTAGGCATGGGCAACCGCTTCGAATTGTGGAATGCCGAGGAATGGGACAGCCAGACCGCCGACGCGCTGGCGATCGATCAGGCCGACCTGGCGCAACACCTTGGAGATTTCACGCTGTGA
- a CDS encoding UDP-N-acetylmuramoyl-L-alanyl-D-glutamate--2,6-diaminopimelate ligase, with the protein MKSRLTALPDWDPALLQQLGLPIKRVEADSRRVLPGDVFLACRGEYADGRDFIPAALEKGAAAVLWDDADGFAWQPEWTVPNLAVPNLRERAGIVAAQVLGLPSRDLTVVGITGTNGKTSISHWLAQAFSLLGQKAALIGTVGNGFYGQLTETTHTTPDPVTVQQKLAEYRRQGAHVVTMEVSSHGLDQFRVNGVEFATAVFTNLTRDHLDYHGSMEAYGESKKKLFFWEGLKHAVINADDAFGRQLAAEIDPKLTRVVSYGLEQGDVRPLALAATLEGLQLTVATPWGTVDVRTGLVGRFNAANLLACLATLCVNGIGLQEAAAVMARIQPARGRMQSVGGTHEPLVVIDYAHTPDALEKALATLSDIRPTGGRLFCVFGCGGDRDPGKRPMMGGVAEKYADVAVLTSDNPRSEDPQAIIRDVLAGMDAARAHVEADREAAIHWAVSQARVGDVVLVAGKGHEEYQDIAGVKRPFSDFRVAEEALTAWGKRP; encoded by the coding sequence ATGAAGAGCCGTTTGACTGCGTTGCCGGACTGGGATCCGGCCTTGTTGCAACAGCTGGGCCTCCCGATCAAAAGGGTGGAGGCCGACAGCCGCCGCGTGCTGCCGGGCGATGTGTTTCTCGCCTGCCGCGGCGAGTACGCCGACGGCCGCGATTTCATCCCGGCCGCGCTGGAAAAGGGCGCCGCCGCCGTGCTGTGGGACGACGCCGATGGTTTCGCCTGGCAGCCGGAGTGGACCGTGCCGAATCTGGCGGTGCCGAATCTGCGCGAGCGCGCCGGCATCGTCGCCGCCCAGGTGCTGGGCCTGCCGTCGCGCGACCTGACCGTGGTCGGCATCACCGGCACCAACGGCAAGACCTCGATCTCGCACTGGCTGGCGCAGGCTTTCTCGCTGCTGGGCCAGAAGGCCGCGCTGATCGGCACCGTCGGCAACGGTTTCTACGGCCAGCTGACCGAAACCACCCACACGACGCCGGACCCGGTGACGGTGCAGCAGAAGCTGGCCGAATACCGCCGCCAGGGCGCGCACGTGGTGACGATGGAGGTGTCCAGCCACGGCCTGGACCAGTTCCGCGTCAACGGCGTCGAGTTCGCCACCGCGGTGTTCACCAATCTGACCCGCGACCACCTGGACTACCACGGCTCGATGGAGGCCTACGGCGAGTCGAAGAAGAAGCTGTTCTTCTGGGAAGGCCTGAAGCACGCGGTGATCAACGCCGACGACGCCTTCGGCCGCCAGCTGGCCGCCGAGATCGATCCCAAGCTGACCCGGGTGGTCAGCTACGGCCTGGAGCAGGGCGATGTGCGCCCGCTGGCGCTGGCCGCGACGCTGGAAGGCCTGCAACTGACCGTCGCCACGCCGTGGGGCACGGTGGACGTGCGCACCGGCCTGGTCGGCCGCTTCAACGCCGCCAATCTGCTGGCCTGTCTGGCCACGCTGTGCGTCAACGGCATCGGCCTGCAGGAAGCCGCCGCGGTGATGGCGCGTATCCAGCCGGCGCGCGGCCGGATGCAGAGCGTGGGCGGCACCCACGAACCGCTGGTGGTGATCGATTACGCCCACACGCCAGACGCGCTGGAGAAGGCGCTGGCGACCTTGTCCGACATCCGCCCGACCGGCGGCAGGCTGTTCTGCGTGTTCGGCTGCGGCGGCGACCGCGATCCGGGCAAGCGCCCGATGATGGGCGGCGTCGCCGAGAAATACGCCGACGTGGCGGTGCTGACCAGCGACAACCCGCGCAGCGAGGACCCGCAGGCCATCATCCGCGACGTGCTGGCCGGCATGGACGCCGCGCGCGCCCATGTCGAGGCCGACCGCGAGGCCGCCATCCACTGGGCGGTGAGCCAGGCCCGCGTCGGCGACGTGGTGCTGGTGGCCGGCAAGGGCCACGAGGAATACCAGGACATCGCCGGCGTCAAGCGGCCGTTCTCCGATTTCCGCGTCGCCGAGGAAGCGCTGACGGCGTGGGGGAAGCGGCCATGA
- the gatB gene encoding Asp-tRNA(Asn)/Glu-tRNA(Gln) amidotransferase subunit GatB: MKWEVVIGIEVHVQLNTVSKIFSGSSTAFGAEPNTQASAVELALPGVLPVLNRAVVDKAIRLGLALDAGINQKNVFARKNYFYPDLPKGYQISQMELPIVEHGRLKILVGDQEKVIGVTRAHMEEDAGKSLHEDFQGLSGIDLNRAGTPLLEVVSEPDMRSVDEALAYVKALYSLVTWLGICDGNMQEGSFRMDVNVSVRPEGQQAFGTRREIKNLNSFRFLEQAAKYEIQWQIDTLEDGGKIQQATVLFDPDTGETRMMRSKEDAHDYRYFPDPDLLPVRISDEQIARIKGEMPELPAAMQARFIESYGVSAYDAALLTSSLKQAQYFEAAAKASGHGKLAANWINGEIAARLNRDGADIADCPISVERLSGLLVRIADNTLSSKLAKQVFEALWDSDLSADAIIERDGLKQVSDVGAIEKMVEEAIAANPKAVEEFRAGKEKALNALAGQVMKASKGKANPAQVQDILRQKLL; encoded by the coding sequence ATGAAATGGGAAGTCGTCATCGGTATCGAGGTGCACGTGCAGCTCAATACCGTCTCCAAGATTTTCTCCGGCTCCAGCACCGCCTTCGGCGCCGAGCCGAACACCCAGGCTTCCGCGGTGGAGCTGGCGCTGCCCGGCGTGCTGCCGGTACTGAACCGCGCGGTGGTGGACAAGGCGATCCGCCTGGGCCTGGCGCTGGACGCCGGCATCAACCAGAAGAACGTGTTCGCCCGCAAGAACTACTTCTATCCCGACCTCCCGAAGGGCTACCAGATCAGCCAGATGGAACTGCCCATCGTCGAGCATGGCCGGTTGAAGATCCTGGTCGGCGATCAGGAGAAGGTGATAGGCGTGACCCGCGCCCATATGGAAGAAGACGCCGGCAAGAGCCTGCACGAAGACTTCCAGGGCCTGTCCGGCATCGACCTGAACCGCGCCGGCACGCCGCTGCTGGAAGTGGTGTCCGAGCCCGACATGCGTTCGGTCGACGAGGCGCTGGCCTACGTCAAGGCCTTGTACTCGCTGGTGACTTGGCTGGGCATCTGCGACGGAAACATGCAGGAAGGCAGCTTCCGCATGGACGTCAACGTGTCGGTGCGCCCGGAAGGCCAGCAGGCCTTCGGCACCCGCCGCGAGATCAAGAACCTGAACTCTTTCCGCTTCCTGGAGCAGGCCGCCAAGTACGAGATCCAGTGGCAGATCGACACGCTGGAAGACGGCGGCAAGATTCAGCAGGCCACCGTGCTGTTCGATCCGGACACCGGCGAGACGCGGATGATGCGCAGCAAGGAAGACGCGCACGACTACCGCTACTTCCCGGATCCGGACCTGCTGCCGGTGCGCATCTCCGACGAGCAGATCGCCCGCATCAAGGGCGAGATGCCGGAGCTGCCGGCCGCGATGCAGGCCCGCTTCATCGAAAGCTACGGCGTGTCGGCCTACGACGCGGCGCTGCTGACGTCCAGCCTCAAGCAGGCGCAATACTTCGAGGCCGCCGCCAAGGCGTCCGGCCACGGCAAGCTGGCCGCCAACTGGATCAACGGCGAGATCGCCGCGCGACTGAACCGCGACGGCGCCGACATCGCCGACTGCCCGATTTCGGTGGAGCGCCTGTCCGGCCTGCTGGTCCGCATCGCCGACAACACCTTGTCCAGCAAGCTGGCCAAGCAGGTGTTCGAGGCGCTGTGGGACAGCGATCTGTCGGCCGACGCCATCATCGAGCGCGACGGCCTGAAGCAGGTGTCCGACGTCGGCGCCATCGAGAAGATGGTGGAAGAGGCGATCGCAGCCAATCCGAAGGCGGTGGAGGAATTCCGCGCCGGCAAGGAAAAGGCGCTGAACGCGCTGGCTGGCCAGGTGATGAAGGCGTCCAAGGGCAAGGCCAATCCGGCGCAAGTGCAGGATATCCTGCGCCAGAAGCTGCTTTAA
- a CDS encoding rod shape-determining protein, with amino-acid sequence MFRSLTGYFSNDLAIDLGTANTLIYMRSKGIVLDEPSVVAIHNDAPTNKKSILAVGLEAKRMLGRTPGSIQAIRPMKDGVIADFTVTEQMLKQFIKKVNPNRFFAASPRIVICVPCGSTQVERKAIRDSALAAGARRVELIEEPMAAAIGAGLPVEEPTGSMVVDIGGGTTEVGVISLGGVVYSNSVRVGGDKFDEAIINYIRRNYGMLIGETTAEEIKKTIGSAFPGAEVREMEVKGRNLAEGIPRAFTVSSNEILEALTEPLNQIVSAVKIALEQTPPELGADIAEKGMVLTGGGALLKDIDRLLAEETGLPVFVAEEPLTCVVRGSGKALEKMDKIGTIFTNVP; translated from the coding sequence ATGTTTCGTTCGCTGACCGGATACTTCTCCAACGACCTCGCCATCGACCTCGGCACCGCCAACACCCTGATCTACATGCGCAGCAAGGGCATCGTCCTCGACGAACCCTCGGTCGTCGCCATCCACAACGACGCGCCGACCAACAAGAAATCGATCCTGGCCGTCGGCCTGGAAGCCAAGCGCATGCTGGGCCGCACCCCGGGCAGCATCCAGGCGATCCGTCCGATGAAGGACGGCGTGATCGCCGACTTCACCGTCACCGAACAGATGCTGAAGCAGTTCATCAAGAAGGTGAACCCGAACCGCTTCTTCGCCGCCAGCCCGCGCATCGTGATCTGCGTGCCCTGCGGCTCCACCCAGGTCGAGCGCAAGGCGATCCGCGACTCGGCCCTGGCCGCCGGCGCGCGCCGCGTCGAGCTGATCGAGGAACCGATGGCGGCGGCGATCGGCGCCGGCCTGCCGGTGGAAGAACCGACCGGCTCGATGGTGGTGGACATCGGCGGCGGCACCACCGAGGTGGGCGTGATCTCGCTGGGCGGCGTGGTCTACTCCAACTCGGTGCGCGTCGGCGGCGACAAGTTCGACGAGGCCATCATCAACTACATCCGCCGCAACTACGGCATGCTGATCGGCGAGACCACCGCCGAGGAAATCAAGAAAACCATCGGCTCCGCCTTCCCGGGCGCCGAGGTGCGCGAAATGGAAGTCAAGGGCCGCAACCTGGCCGAGGGCATCCCGCGCGCGTTCACCGTGTCTTCCAACGAAATCCTGGAAGCGCTGACCGAGCCGCTGAACCAGATCGTTTCCGCGGTCAAGATCGCGCTGGAGCAGACCCCGCCGGAGCTGGGCGCCGACATCGCCGAGAAGGGCATGGTGCTGACCGGCGGCGGCGCGCTGCTGAAAGACATCGACCGCCTGCTGGCGGAAGAGACCGGCCTGCCGGTGTTCGTCGCCGAGGAACCGCTGACCTGCGTGGTGCGCGGTTCCGGCAAGGCGCTGGAAAAAATGGACAAGATCGGCACTATTTTCACCAACGTGCCTTAA
- the ftsL gene encoding cell division protein FtsL, translating to MNKLNAMLLVMTVFSAWSVVTSTHVSRKLYGDLQKETKSGQQLEVEFGQLQLEQSTWGAHAVIEKAASTRLGMHTPDPRQIQVIAPGGPL from the coding sequence ATGAACAAGCTCAACGCGATGCTGTTGGTGATGACGGTGTTCTCCGCCTGGTCGGTGGTGACGTCCACCCACGTGTCGCGCAAGCTCTATGGCGACTTGCAGAAGGAAACCAAGTCGGGCCAGCAACTGGAGGTCGAGTTCGGCCAGTTGCAGCTGGAGCAGAGCACCTGGGGCGCGCACGCGGTGATTGAGAAAGCCGCGTCGACCCGCCTCGGCATGCATACGCCGGATCCGCGCCAGATCCAGGTCATCGCACCGGGAGGGCCGCTCTGA
- the rsmH gene encoding 16S rRNA (cytosine(1402)-N(4))-methyltransferase RsmH: MSTPTFVHRTVLLTEAVDALAIRPDGVYVDCTFGRGGHSRLILSKLGPSGRLIAFDKDPQAIAVAERLAADDARFSIVHNGFETLSSELARLGVAGVDGVLMDLGVSSPQIDDGSRGFSFRFDAPLDMRMDTTRGMTAAEWLATADEADIREVIKTYGEERFARKIAAAIVAQRGETPITTTRELAVLVGQNVRTREPGQDPATRTFQAIRIFVNRELDELTAVLPQAARLLNEGGRLAVISFHSLEDRIVKLYLRDVSSEEKLPAWAMVRAADMAKPPIALVGKAIRSGDEEVRENPRARSAIMRVAERTAAPWREGDA, translated from the coding sequence GTGAGCACCCCCACCTTCGTGCATCGCACGGTATTGCTGACCGAAGCGGTCGACGCGCTGGCCATCCGCCCCGATGGCGTCTACGTCGACTGCACCTTCGGGCGCGGAGGCCACAGCCGGCTGATCCTGTCGAAGCTCGGCCCGTCGGGCCGGCTGATCGCCTTCGACAAGGATCCGCAGGCCATCGCCGTCGCCGAGCGGCTGGCCGCCGACGACGCCCGCTTCAGCATTGTGCACAACGGTTTCGAGACGCTGTCGTCCGAGCTGGCCCGCCTCGGCGTGGCCGGCGTCGACGGCGTGTTGATGGATCTGGGCGTGTCGTCGCCGCAGATAGACGACGGCAGCCGCGGTTTCAGCTTCCGTTTCGACGCGCCGCTGGACATGCGCATGGATACCACCCGCGGCATGACGGCCGCCGAGTGGTTGGCAACGGCCGATGAGGCCGATATCAGAGAGGTCATCAAGACTTATGGTGAAGAGCGGTTTGCTCGCAAGATCGCAGCAGCCATTGTTGCGCAACGGGGGGAAACTCCCATCACGACCACCCGCGAGCTCGCTGTGCTCGTTGGGCAAAACGTCCGTACTCGCGAACCGGGCCAGGATCCGGCCACGCGCACCTTCCAGGCGATCCGGATCTTTGTGAACCGCGAGCTGGACGAGCTGACGGCGGTGTTGCCGCAGGCGGCGCGGCTACTGAACGAAGGCGGCCGGCTGGCGGTGATCAGCTTCCACTCGCTGGAGGACCGCATCGTCAAGCTCTACCTGCGCGACGTCAGCAGCGAGGAAAAGCTGCCGGCCTGGGCGATGGTGCGCGCGGCCGACATGGCCAAGCCGCCGATCGCGCTGGTGGGCAAGGCGATCCGCTCCGGCGACGAGGAGGTGCGTGAGAACCCGCGCGCCCGCAGCGCCATCATGCGCGTCGCCGAGCGCACGGCGGCGCCGTGGCGGGAGGGCGACGCATGA
- the gatA gene encoding Asp-tRNA(Asn)/Glu-tRNA(Gln) amidotransferase subunit GatA: MTQATLKQLSQQLAAKEVSSVELASQYLDRIEALNPRLNAIVTVDREKTLIEAAAADARIAAGAASALTGVPLVHKDLFCQQGWKTGCGSKMLDNFVSPYSAHVVEQCAAAGMVTLGRANMDEFAMGSSNENSFHGAVKNPWDLNAIPGGSSGGSAAAVAARLTPVATATDTGGSIRQPASHCGVTGIKPTYGAVSRYGMVAFASSLDQGGPIAQTAEDCALMLNVMAGFDARDSTSLERATEDYSRDLNRSLAGLKVGLPREYFAAGLDADVARAVDNAVSELKKLGAEAVEISLPNTELSIPAYYVIAPAEASTNLSRYDGVRYGHRANDYKDLVEMYEKTRAEGFGDEVKRRIMVGTYVLSHGYYDAYYIKAQKIRRLIANDFKAAFGQCDVILGPVAPTAAFDLGQMSSDPVQMYLSDVYTLSVNLAGLPGMSVPAGFAANGRPIGLQIIGDYFAEAKMLNVAHQFQQATDWHAKAPAL; this comes from the coding sequence ATGACACAAGCCACCCTCAAGCAATTGTCGCAACAGCTGGCGGCCAAAGAGGTCTCCAGCGTGGAGCTGGCCAGCCAGTACCTGGACCGCATCGAGGCGCTGAACCCGCGGCTCAACGCCATCGTCACCGTCGATCGCGAGAAGACGCTGATCGAGGCGGCCGCCGCCGACGCCCGCATCGCCGCCGGCGCCGCCAGCGCGCTGACCGGCGTGCCGCTGGTGCACAAGGACCTGTTCTGCCAGCAAGGCTGGAAGACCGGCTGCGGCTCGAAGATGCTGGACAACTTCGTCTCGCCGTACAGCGCCCACGTGGTCGAGCAGTGCGCCGCCGCCGGCATGGTGACGCTGGGCCGCGCGAATATGGACGAGTTCGCGATGGGCTCGTCGAACGAGAATTCCTTCCACGGCGCCGTGAAGAACCCGTGGGACCTGAACGCGATTCCGGGCGGCAGCTCCGGCGGCTCGGCCGCCGCCGTCGCCGCGCGTCTGACGCCGGTGGCCACCGCCACCGATACCGGCGGCTCGATCCGCCAGCCGGCCAGCCATTGCGGCGTCACCGGCATCAAGCCGACCTACGGCGCGGTGTCGCGCTACGGCATGGTGGCCTTCGCCTCCTCGCTGGACCAGGGCGGCCCGATCGCGCAGACCGCCGAGGACTGCGCGCTGATGCTGAACGTGATGGCCGGCTTCGACGCGCGCGACTCCACCAGCCTGGAGCGCGCCACGGAGGACTACAGCCGCGATCTGAACCGCTCGCTGGCCGGACTGAAGGTCGGCCTGCCCAGGGAGTACTTCGCCGCCGGTCTGGACGCCGACGTCGCGCGCGCCGTCGACAATGCGGTGAGCGAATTGAAGAAGCTGGGCGCCGAGGCGGTCGAGATCAGCCTGCCGAACACCGAGCTGTCGATTCCGGCCTATTACGTGATCGCGCCGGCCGAGGCCTCGACCAATCTGTCGCGCTACGACGGCGTCCGCTACGGCCATCGCGCCAACGATTACAAGGACCTGGTCGAGATGTACGAGAAGACCCGCGCCGAAGGTTTCGGCGACGAGGTCAAGCGTCGCATCATGGTCGGCACCTATGTGTTGAGCCACGGCTATTACGATGCTTACTACATCAAGGCGCAGAAGATACGCAGGCTGATCGCCAACGACTTCAAGGCCGCCTTCGGCCAGTGCGACGTGATTCTGGGACCGGTGGCGCCGACCGCCGCCTTCGATCTGGGCCAGATGTCGTCCGACCCGGTGCAGATGTATCTGTCCGACGTCTACACGCTGTCGGTCAACCTGGCCGGCCTGCCCGGCATGAGCGTGCCGGCCGGCTTCGCCGCCAACGGCCGCCCGATCGGCCTGCAGATCATCGGCGACTATTTCGCCGAGGCGAAGATGCTGAACGTCGCGCACCAGTTCCAGCAGGCGACAGACTGGCACGCCAAGGCGCCGGCGCTGTAA
- the gatC gene encoding Asp-tRNA(Asn)/Glu-tRNA(Gln) amidotransferase subunit GatC, with protein MSLTHQDVARIAKLARIEVGEAEIAATAEQLNNIFGLIEQMQAVNTDGIEPMAHPQDVSLRLREDVVTETNQREAFQAVAPQVEKGLFLVPKVIE; from the coding sequence ATGTCGCTGACGCACCAGGATGTCGCACGGATCGCCAAGCTCGCCCGCATCGAGGTCGGCGAAGCGGAAATCGCCGCCACCGCGGAGCAGCTCAACAATATTTTCGGCCTGATCGAACAGATGCAGGCGGTCAACACCGACGGCATCGAACCGATGGCGCATCCGCAGGATGTTTCGTTGCGGCTGCGCGAAGACGTCGTCACCGAAACCAATCAGCGCGAGGCTTTCCAGGCGGTTGCGCCGCAGGTGGAAAAAGGCCTGTTCCTCGTTCCCAAAGTGATCGAGTAA
- the murF gene encoding UDP-N-acetylmuramoyl-tripeptide--D-alanyl-D-alanine ligase: MMTLSQAARLANGRLAGADGEVSRVITDSRLAQPGDLFVALKGERFDAHDFVAEVVAKGAAALVRDGFELAGASLIQAGDDTRLALGRLAAGWRETQPAVRIGITGSNGKTTVKEMLAAILRAHAGADAVLATAGNFNNDIGLPLTLLQLKPQHRYAVIEMGMNHHGELSYLTGLTRPQVALVNNAMRAHFGHFGSTAEVARAKAEIFEGLSGDGVAVVNADDANLALFCAAAASHRQLSFGLEQADVSVSDLALSALGSRFTLLSPAGEIEVSLPTPGEHNVRNALAAAAVALALDVPLAAIAAGLAAFAGAKGRLQIKQSPRGLTVIDDSYNANPDSMKAGIDVLAGLPAPRCFVMGDIGELGEGAPALHAEVGEHARARGIEQFFALGEVSRRAATAFGAAGQGFDSIDELLECLDSRLASGTAVLVKGSRFMRMERVVEHLMQAKKEGV, from the coding sequence ATGATGACGCTGAGCCAAGCCGCCCGCCTCGCCAACGGCCGCCTCGCCGGCGCCGACGGCGAAGTGTCGCGGGTGATCACCGACAGCCGCCTGGCGCAGCCGGGCGATCTGTTCGTCGCGTTGAAGGGCGAGCGCTTCGACGCCCATGATTTCGTCGCCGAGGTGGTGGCCAAGGGCGCCGCCGCGCTGGTGCGCGACGGCTTCGAATTGGCCGGCGCCAGCCTGATCCAGGCGGGCGACGACACCCGGCTGGCGCTGGGCCGTCTGGCCGCCGGCTGGCGCGAGACGCAGCCGGCCGTCCGCATCGGCATCACCGGCTCCAACGGCAAGACCACGGTCAAGGAGATGCTGGCGGCGATACTGCGCGCCCATGCCGGCGCCGACGCCGTGCTGGCCACCGCCGGCAATTTCAACAACGACATCGGCCTGCCGCTGACGCTGCTGCAGCTGAAACCGCAACACCGCTACGCCGTGATCGAAATGGGCATGAACCACCACGGCGAGCTCAGCTACCTGACCGGGCTGACCCGGCCGCAGGTGGCGCTGGTCAACAACGCGATGCGCGCCCACTTCGGCCATTTCGGCTCCACCGCCGAGGTGGCCCGCGCCAAGGCCGAGATCTTCGAGGGACTGAGCGGCGACGGCGTGGCCGTCGTCAACGCCGACGACGCCAATCTGGCGCTGTTCTGCGCCGCGGCCGCTTCGCATCGCCAGCTGAGCTTCGGCCTGGAGCAGGCCGATGTGAGCGTGAGCGATCTGGCGCTGTCGGCGCTGGGCAGCCGCTTCACGCTGCTGTCGCCGGCCGGCGAAATCGAGGTATCGCTGCCGACGCCGGGCGAGCACAACGTTCGCAACGCGCTGGCCGCCGCCGCCGTCGCGCTGGCGCTGGACGTGCCGCTGGCCGCCATCGCCGCGGGCCTGGCCGCTTTCGCCGGCGCCAAGGGCCGGCTGCAGATCAAGCAGAGTCCGCGCGGCCTGACGGTGATAGACGACAGCTACAACGCCAACCCGGACTCGATGAAGGCCGGCATAGACGTGCTGGCCGGCCTGCCGGCGCCGCGCTGCTTCGTGATGGGCGATATCGGCGAGTTGGGCGAGGGCGCGCCGGCGCTGCACGCCGAAGTCGGCGAGCATGCGCGCGCGCGCGGCATCGAGCAGTTTTTCGCGCTGGGCGAGGTTTCGCGCCGCGCGGCGACGGCCTTCGGCGCCGCCGGACAGGGTTTCGATTCGATTGACGAGTTGTTGGAGTGCCTGGATAGCCGGCTGGCTTCGGGTACCGCCGTTCTGGTCAAGGGCTCGCGCTTCATGCGCATGGAACGGGTGGTGGAACACCTGATGCAAGCAAAGAAAGAAGGAGTTTAA